The sequence CATCATGTTTTCAGCTTTAGCCATACCCACTCCGGAATACTGGCGTACCCGTTCATTCAGCAGATGAATAAACCGCAGCTCCGCATTCAGTCCCGTTCCCACTGCCGTGCCGCCCAGATTGACCTGCCGCAATCGTTCTTCCACCTTATAGAGGCGCCAGCGATCCCGGGCGATGGCTTGGGCATAGGCGCTAAACTCTTGCCCCAGCATCACCGGCACCGCATCCTGCAGCTGCGTCCGGCCGACTTTGATCACCGACGCAAATTCGGCTTCCTTGCCTTGCAATGCATCCTGAAGCTGAGCACAGGCTTCCTTAAAGGCTGCAGCAGCCAGATGGCAGCCAGGCGCAATGCCGTCGGGTATACATCATTGGTGGATTGCCCCAAATTTACATGGTCCAGCGGATGAACCAACTGATAGTCGCCTTTTTTTCCGCCCAACAGTTCACAGGCACGGTTCGCCAGGACCTCGTTGACATTCATATGACTGGAAGTACCGGCGCCGCCCTGAAGGGCATCGACAATAAAGTGATCGCCCCACTTCCCGGCCATCACTTCATCTGCGGCCCTGACAATAGCCTGGGCCGTAGTCGGAGGTAAATAGCCAAGTTCCCCATTCACTTCGGCGGCAGCTTTCTTAATCAGGGCAATTGCTTGTATCAAATTGTCATGGGTTTTCATGCCGGATAACGGAAAATTTTCGCTGGCCCGTAAGGTATGAATGCCATAATAGGCCTGATCCGGCACATCCCTGGTCCCCAGCGAATCACGTTCCTGTCGCATCGTTTCCATTTTAAAATTTATCTCCTTGCAAATGTTTCACGTGAAACATTTGATGGCCTATACCACCAAGGGACCCTTTACCTTCAGCGGCGCTATCGCCTGTTCAACCGACAGACGTTCAATGATGCGTTCCAATTCTTCACCTGAATAATATTCAATTTCAATTTTACTTTTCATTTTACCAGGTTTGATTCGGACTTGGGTCCCTAGAATCAGTTTCAACCGGTCCTCTGCTTCCACCAAAAAAAATTCCCGCTTTTCCTGAACCTTTTGCTTGGGCTGCCTGGGAGAAGCCGCCATACGTTTTACCAATTCCTCTGCGTCCCGGGCTGACAAATCTTCCTCAATAATCGTCTGGGCAGCCTCCAGTTGAGTTTCAGCATCTTCCAGCCCCAGCAGGGGCCGGGCATGTCCCATAGACAATGTTCCACGTGAAACAAAATCCTGTACTGCCGGCTGCAGATTTAACAGCCGAATCACGTTGGCAATCATGGAGCGGCTGCGGCCAATTTTGCGGGCTACTTCTTCCTGAGTCAGGCCAAACTCTTCGATGAGCCGTTTAAAGGCCATTGCTTCTTCGATCGGGTTCAGGTCTTCCCTCTGCAGATTTTCAATAAGGGCAATTTCAGTCATTTCGGAATCGGTATAGTCCCGGATAATGGCTGGGATCATAGTTAATCCGGCAATTTTAGAAGCCCGCAAGCGGCGTTCTCCCGCTACCAATTCGTATTCATTTAAATTACGGCGCACAACCACCGGCTGCAAAACTCCGTATTGCTGAATGGAATTGGCCAGTTCATTCAGTGCTTCTTGATCAAAAACCCGCCGGGGCTGAAACCGGTTAGGAACAATTTCTCCAATCGGAATTTCTTGTACCGGTTCCTGTTCATTCGATTGGTCTCTCTGGGGTCCCTGGGATCCGGGAAACAAAGCATCAAGCCCTCTTCCCAAACCACGCTGCTTACTCATCGCCTATAACCTCCTTTGCCAAATCAAAGTACACTTCAGCCCCTTTTGACTTACCGTCGTACAGGGTGATGGGTATTCCGTGGCTGGGGGCTTCACTGAGACGTACATTGCGCGGAATAATCGTAGTGTATACCTTATGTTTAAAATGATTTTTTACTTCATCAACCACCTGAATCGACAAATTGGTCCGCGCGTCAAACATGGTCAGGACCACTCCTTCTAAGCTCAGGGATGTATTCAGGTTTTTCTGCACCAAGCTGATGGTATTCATCAACTGGGTTAACCCTTCCAAAGCATAAAATTCACATTGGATCGGAACCAACACCGAATTGGCGGCAGTCAGGGCATTGATCGTTAACAGGCCTAATGAAGGCGGACAATCAATCAGCACATAGTCATATTGATACTTTACTTTATCTACTGCCTTTTTTAACTTGGCTTCCCGGGAAATGACCGAAACCATCTCGATCTCTGCTCCAGCCAGTTGAATGGTGGCAGGCAGCAGCGACAAATTGGGGATTTGAGTAGTAATGGTCATTGAATCAATCGGCTGATCATTCACCAGGGCATCATAAACACAACGTTTAATGTCATTTTTGCTGACTCCCATGCCACTGG is a genomic window of Acetonema longum DSM 6540 containing:
- a CDS encoding ParB/RepB/Spo0J family partition protein, with product MSKQRGLGRGLDALFPGSQGPQRDQSNEQEPVQEIPIGEIVPNRFQPRRVFDQEALNELANSIQQYGVLQPVVVRRNLNEYELVAGERRLRASKIAGLTMIPAIIRDYTDSEMTEIALIENLQREDLNPIEEAMAFKRLIEEFGLTQEEVARKIGRSRSMIANVIRLLNLQPAVQDFVSRGTLSMGHARPLLGLEDAETQLEAAQTIIEEDLSARDAEELVKRMAASPRQPKQKVQEKREFFLVEAEDRLKLILGTQVRIKPGKMKSKIEIEYYSGEELERIIERLSVEQAIAPLKVKGPLVV
- a CDS encoding ParA family protein gives rise to the protein MVKVIAVANQKGGVGKTTTAVNLAACLAELGKKVLLIDSDPQGNSTSGMGVSKNDIKRCVYDALVNDQPIDSMTITTQIPNLSLLPATIQLAGAEIEMVSVISREAKLKKAVDKVKYQYDYVLIDCPPSLGLLTINALTAANSVLVPIQCEFYALEGLTQLMNTISLVQKNLNTSLSLEGVVLTMFDARTNLSIQVVDEVKNHFKHKVYTTIIPRNVRLSEAPSHGIPITLYDGKSKGAEVYFDLAKEVIGDE